In a single window of the Balaenoptera acutorostrata chromosome 3, mBalAcu1.1, whole genome shotgun sequence genome:
- the LOC103014832 gene encoding LOW QUALITY PROTEIN: serpin A3-8-like (The sequence of the model RefSeq protein was modified relative to this genomic sequence to represent the inferred CDS: deleted 1 base in 1 codon), which yields MRAEGMSPLLALGLLVAGLSSSVHCLPGGGLHLEDVTSEDQHKGAPVDDHTFVSSNTDFAFSLYKQLALKTPNENVIFSPLSISMALAFLSLGARGPTLPEILEGLKFNLTKTPETEIHQGFQHLLQMLGRPSHQLQLSVGNAMFVQEQLKLLHKFREDARALCASEAFSTDFRGSDTAKKLINDYVRNKTQGKIVEFFKDLDKLTNIVLVNYIFFKVRWKKPFDPSRTYKSEFHVSENRTVEAPIMNTGGLETPYIRDKSRACTVVELKCTRNDTTPLILPDKGEMQDLEADLLPETLRRWRDSLQPRWIDELNLPRFSISSDYELRNILSQLGIKKVFNHESDLTGIIEANKLGVSEVSL from the exons ATGAGGGCAGAGGGAATGTCCCCCCTCCTGGCTCTGGGGCTCCTGGTGGCTGGGCTCAGCTCCAGTGTCCACTGCCTCCCAGGGGGCGGGCTTCACCTGGAGGATGTGACCTCAGAGGACCAACACAAAGGGGCGCCTGTGGACGACCACACATTCGTCTCCAGCAACACCGACTTTGCTTTCAGCCTCTACAAGCAGTTGGCTTTGAAGACCCCCAATGAGAATGTCATCTTCTCCCCA CTGAGCATCTCCATGGCCTTGGCCTTCCTGTCCTTGGGGGCCCGCGGACCCACCCTGCCGGAGATCCTGGAAGGTCTCAAGTTCAACCTCACAAAGACCCCCGAGACAGAAATCCACCAGGGCTTCCAGCACCTCCTGCAGATGCTTGGCCGACCCAGCCACCAGCTGCAGCTGAGCGTGGGCAACGCCATGTTCGTCCAGGAGCAGCTGAAGCTTCTGCACAAGTTCAGGGAAGATGCCCGGGCGCTGTGTGCCTCCGAGGCCTTCTCCACCGACTTCCGGGGTTCCGACACTGCCAAGAAGCTCATCAATGACTATGTGAGGAATAAAACCCAGGGGAAAATTGTGGAGTTCTTCAAGGACCTTGACAAGCTCACAAATATAGTCCTGGTGAACTATATATTCTTTAAAG TCCGGTGGAAGAAGCCCTTTGATCCCAGCCGTACTTATAAGTCAGAGTTCCACGTGAGCGAGAACAGGACGGTGGAGGCGCCCATAATGAACACTGGGGGCCTGGAAACGCCTTACATCCGGGACAAGTCGCGGGCCTGCACCGTGGTGGAGCTCAAGTGCACCCGCAATGACACCACGCCCCTCATCCTCCCTGACAAGGGCGAAATGCAGGACCTGGAGGCCGACTTGCTCCCAGAGACGCTGAGGAGGTGGAGAGACTCACTGCAGCCCAG ATGGATAGATGAACTCAACTTGCCAAGGTTTTCCATCTCCAGCGACTATGAGCTGAGAAACATACTTTCCCAGCTGGGTATTAAGAAAGTCTTCAACCACGAGTCTGACCTGACAGGGATCATAGAGGCCAACAAGCTGGGGGTTTCCGAGGTGAGTCTTTAA